In a single window of the Elaeis guineensis isolate ETL-2024a chromosome 4, EG11, whole genome shotgun sequence genome:
- the LOC105043368 gene encoding glutathione S-transferase U17, translated as MAGGQELKLLGLWESPFVVRSGIALNLKRLGYEFLEEVPGTKSELLLKSNPVYKKMPVLIHNGKPICESMIIVQYIDKVWAAAGPSILPSDPHDRAIARFWAVYIDDKWFPSLLKIVRAKADDEEEKAEAAEQVIAGLQLLEEAFEKCSKGKDFFGGQTVGYIDIALGCYLGWLKAAEKMAGIKLLDKEKIPLLVGWAERFCSADAVKEVMPEADKLVEFAKLLRGTQNVAAPN; from the exons ATGGCAGGAGGTCAGGAATTGAAGTTGTTGGGGTTGTGGGAGAGCCCCTTTGTAGTGAGGTCAGGAATTGCTCTAAACCTAAAAAGGCTGGGCTACGAGTTCTTAGAGGAGGTGCCGGGGACTAAGAGCGAGCTCCTCCTCAAGTCCAACCCTGTCTACAAGAAGATGCCAGTATTGATTCATAATGGCAAGCCCATCTGTGAGTCCATGATCATCGTTCAGTATATCGACAAGGTCTGGGCTGCAGCGGGACCTTCCATCCTACCCTCAGATCCCCATGACCGTGCCATTGCTCGCTTTTGGGCCGTATACATCGATGACAAG TGGTTCCCTTCTCTGCTGAAAATCGTAAGAGCAAAGGCTGATGATGAAGAAGAGAAGGCCGAAGCAGCAGAGCAGGTGATTGCCGGGCTCCAGTTGTTGGAAGAGGCTTTCGAGAAATGCTCCAAAGGCAAGGACTTCTTTGGCGGGCAGACTGTTGGGTACATAGACATTGCGTTGGGGTGCTACTTGGGGTGGCTCAAGGCGGCAGAAAAGATGGCCGGCATCAAACTGCTAGACAAGGAAAAGATACCTCTTTTGGTGGGATGGGCAGAACGTTTCTGCTCGGCCGATGCTGTGAAGGAGGTGATGCCGGAGGCCGACAAGCTGGTAGAGTTCGCCAAGTTGCTTCGGGGCACGCAGAATGTTGCGGCCCCCAACTGA